DNA from Streptomyces sp. Edi4:
GCTGATGGACCTGCCCGACTTCGCCGCCTGGATCGCCGCGCCGCTCCTCGACATCGGCACCGAGGAGGCGGAGGAGGCCGTCGAACGGCTCGTCGACTGCCACCTCATCGACGTGCTCGGCGTCGACGGCACCGGCGAGAACCGGTATCGCATCCACGACCTCGTGCGGGAACACGCCCGCGAGCGCTGCCTGGCCGAGGAGAGCTCCACCGAACGAGCGGACGCCGTGCGGCGACTGGTCGCCTGCTGGCTCACGCTGGCCGACCGCGCGGCCGTCCGGGGACCTGGCGGGGTCTCCTGGCTGCTGCCGAAGCCCGACCCGGAGTGCCGCCTCGGCCCCGAGGTCCAGGACCGGCTCCTGACCCGGCCCGCCGCCTGGTTCGCCGCCGAACAGAGCTGTCTGGTCGCGGCTGTTCACCACTGTGCCGCTCAGGGCATGACGCGTGCCGCGCGCACCCTGGCGGGCGCTCTGATCGCCAGTTCCGCCGCCGTATACAACCAGTTCGACCTCTGGGCGCAGTCCCACACCGTCGCCCTGGACGCCGTGCGCCGTGAGGGGGACGGCGAGGGCGAGGCATGGCTCCTCGTCGGCCTCGGTCAACTCCGTTACGAACAGGACAGGTTCGAGGAGGCGTACGCCTGCCTGGAACGCGCCCGGCGCCTGTTCGGCGAGCGGACGCCAACCACGGACGACGCCGAGGGACTGGCGGGGGACATGGCGCGCGACGCCCTGCGGGGGAGTGCCACCGCCCTGGTCGGCATCGGTACCATCCGCCGGGAACAGGCCCGGTTCGCGGAGGCGACCGAAGCGCTCACCGCCGCCCTGGAGCGGTACGACACGCTCGGAGACGATGCGGGCCTGGCCCGCACCCTGTACGGGATCGGCTACGTCCACCTCGAGCAGGGGCGCGGCGATCGGGCCCGCGAGGCGCTGGCCCGGGCCCTGGGGCTGTTCCGGCGGGCCGGCGACCACCAGGGCGAGGCTCTGACCCTGCGCGCGATCGCCCTGTGCGACCGAGCGCTCGGCGCGCTGGGGGACGCCGCGGGGCTGCTCACCGAGGCGCTGGGCATTTTCACCTCACTCGGCGACTCCTACGGCCTCATGTATACCGAACAGGCCCTGGCGAAGGTCGAGTTGCGTCAGGGGCTGCTGGACCGGGCGGACGCGCGGCTCGAGCGGTGTCTGGCGGTGGCGCGGGAGCGGGAGGACCGCTTCGGCGAGGCACTGGTGCTGCGCACCCGGGGCGAGTGGCACCTGGCAGGCGGCCACCCGGACCGCGCGCAGGCACCGTTGCGGGACGCGCTCGCCCTCTGGGAACGTCTCGCCCTGCCACTGTGGCGCGCCCGCACCCTGCGCGATCTGGCCGAGGTGCACGAGGCACACGGTGACCTCATGGCCGCCGAGGAGGGCCGCCGCCAGGCCCAAGCGGCCTTCCGGGCCCTCGGCAGCAGGGAGGCGTGGGAAAAACGCGGCTGAACGCTGCCGGGACGGGGTTTTGCGCGGAGCGCTGCCCGGTCGGTCAGGAGCAACACTGATCTGTTCACCGGAGCCGATTCGCGTCGGGGCAGCGGACGGGTGCTGTGCTTGCAGAGCACCAGCAGAGGTTTTGCAGAGGTGCCCGGGACCATCGACGCGTGACCGACATCATCACTCTCTCCGATCCGCGCGTGGCGGCCGTCCCGCTGGAGGACTGCGCGGAACCGCTCGTCGACATCCGGGGCGTACCCGAGCTGCTGCTCGACGGCCGGCAGGCCGACGGCCTCGGCGCCTACGCCCGGATCCGGTCCGGTGTCCTCGACCGGCTCCTTCGGGCACAGCGAGCGCTCCCTTCGGGAACGCGCCTCCTGGTGGTCGAGGGATACCGGCCGCCGGAGCTGCAACGCGTCTACTTCGAACGGTATGCGGGGGCCTTGCGGGCCGCGCACCCCGAGGCGTCTCCGGGTCGGATCCGAGAACTGGCCAGCGCCTACATCTCGCCGCCGGAGGTCGCCCCGCACGTCAGCGGCGGCGGGATCGACCTGACGCTGTGCACCGAGGACGGCACCGAACTGGCCCTGGGCACCGAGGTCAACGCCTCCCCGGAGGAGAGCGACAACGCGTGCCGTACGGACGCGCCGAACATCGACGCCACCGCCCGTGCCCACCGCGAGGTCATGCGGCGGGCGCTGACATCCGCCGGATTCGTCAACTACCCCACGGAATGGTGGCACTGGTCCTACGGCGACCGGTACTGGGCGCTGCTGTCCGGGCAGCCGGCCGCCCACTACGGCCCCGTGGAACTGCCGGACGGGCCCCGGCCCACCGCCGCACCGGCCTGACCCTGACCCGGCCGACTGAAGCCCGCATCCACCTGACCAGTGAAACCGCGGGTACGAGGGGGAAACATCCGATGAGCCGCATCGAACCCTGCCGCAGCGCCACCGACCGCCCGCCCGACGGCATGAACTCGGCCGAGTTCGACGCCGTCTTCACCGAGGTCATGCCCCGGCTGCGCCGACGGCTCCTGGCCCTGACCGGAAATCCGCACGACGCCGACGACTTGCTCCAGGACACCTACCTGCGGCTCTCCCGCCGCGCAAGGAAACGCACCCTCGCCCCCCAACAGCATCCGTACGCCTACGCCTCCGCGACCGCGCTCAACCTGCTGCGTGACTCCTGGCAGCGTCCCTCCCGCCGGGAGACGGTCACCGACCGGCTGCCCGAGGGCGGCTGGGACGGGGGCGTCGAGCGCTGCGAGGCGCGCCGCACGGCGCTTGCGCTGCTCGCCCTGCTGACGCCGAAGGAGGCCGCCGCCGTGATCCTCGTGGATCTGGAGGGGCTGAGTCACGACGTGGCGGGGGAGCGGCTGGGCGCACACCGGGGGACGGTGCAGCGCAACCGGATGCGGGGCCTCGCCAAGATGAGGGCCGCGCTGTGCGAGACCCGGCCCCGCTGACGACGGCAAATGGAGAAGGAGAGGGCGGGGCACCGGGTCCCGC
Protein-coding regions in this window:
- a CDS encoding M15 family metallopeptidase, translating into MTDIITLSDPRVAAVPLEDCAEPLVDIRGVPELLLDGRQADGLGAYARIRSGVLDRLLRAQRALPSGTRLLVVEGYRPPELQRVYFERYAGALRAAHPEASPGRIRELASAYISPPEVAPHVSGGGIDLTLCTEDGTELALGTEVNASPEESDNACRTDAPNIDATARAHREVMRRALTSAGFVNYPTEWWHWSYGDRYWALLSGQPAAHYGPVELPDGPRPTAAPA
- a CDS encoding sigma-70 family RNA polymerase sigma factor → MSRIEPCRSATDRPPDGMNSAEFDAVFTEVMPRLRRRLLALTGNPHDADDLLQDTYLRLSRRARKRTLAPQQHPYAYASATALNLLRDSWQRPSRRETVTDRLPEGGWDGGVERCEARRTALALLALLTPKEAAAVILVDLEGLSHDVAGERLGAHRGTVQRNRMRGLAKMRAALCETRPR